Genomic DNA from Chloroflexota bacterium:
GGCCACCGCGCCGATCTCGTAGAGCGGATACGGGTGGGTCGGCACGCCAAGCAGATCGGACGGGATCAGCGCATGCGGGTGCCAGTAGACCACCCCGCAGGCGCAGCCGGTCGGCGCGCCCCAGGCGTCGCCGTTGAGCAGGCAGCCGATGCGGCCCACGGCCTGCCCGACGAGCATGCCCGGCGCAGCAGCGTCCAGGGACGACCAGACCGGCAGTCCCATCTGCCGCGCCGCGATGGCCCCGGCCACGACGCCGCCGACAAAGCCGCCGTACACCGCGATGCCGCCTTGCCAGACGGCCGGGATCTCCAGCGGATTCTGCAGGTAGTACGGCAGATGATCCAGGACGTGGAAGAGGCGCGCGCCGATGACCGCGCCCAGGACGACCCAGCCTAAGCCGGAGATGATGGCGTCCGAATCGACGCCGAGCTGTCGGGCTCGCCAGAGGCCGACCCAGACCCCGGCCAGCAGGGCCAGCATGCTGAAGATGCCGTGCCAGCCGAGCTGAAAGGGGCCAACCTGCGCGATGATCGGGTCAAGCGTGATTTCGAGAGGGGGCATACACGTCCGTCTGCGGCTACAGCCCCCGCCCGTTCACCAGCGGCGCCAGCACGAGCGCCTGCTCGATGGTCTGGCGCATCAGCTCCCAGGATGGGACGCCTT
This window encodes:
- the lgt gene encoding prolipoprotein diacylglyceryl transferase; translated protein: MPPLEITLDPIIAQVGPFQLGWHGIFSMLALLAGVWVGLWRARQLGVDSDAIISGLGWVVLGAVIGARLFHVLDHLPYYLQNPLEIPAVWQGGIAVYGGFVGGVVAGAIAARQMGLPVWSSLDAAAPGMLVGQAVGRIGCLLNGDAWGAPTGCACGVVYWHPHALIPSDLLGVPTHPYPLYEIGAVAVLLALLWLLRGQTARPGTQFLVTTLGYGVIRFVLTFVRQETVIVFGLQEAQIIAILTGVVAVAILAGRMLLTRRPASVTGA